Proteins from one Mustela erminea isolate mMusErm1 chromosome 20, mMusErm1.Pri, whole genome shotgun sequence genomic window:
- the LOC116581115 gene encoding small integral membrane protein 10-like protein 2A, translating into ADYPPAARPPPTSPPPPSLPQRAERGPVAGVEARGRRGAERAGGLRSSGRSGSVAGRCAASGRRAPVYMAAALSGLAVRLSRSAAARSYGVFCKGLTRTLLIFFDLAWRLRINFPYLYIVASMMLNVRLQVHIEIH; encoded by the exons GCGGACTACCctcccgccgcccgcccgcccccgaCCTCGCCACCGCCTCCCTCGCTCCCTCAGCGCGCCGAGCGCGGCCCAGTGGCCGGGGTGGAGGCCCGGGGGCGACGCGGCGCCGAGAGGGCGGGCGGGCTTCGGAGCTCCGGGCGGTCCGGGTCCGTGGCCGGTCGGTGCGCGGCGAGCGGGCGGCGGGCGCCGGTCTATATGGCGGCGGCTCTGTCGGGCCTGGCTGTCCGCCTTTCGCGCTCGGCCGCCGCCCGCTCCTATGGGGTCTTCTGCAAGGGGCTGACCCGCACCCTGCTCATCTTTTTCGACCTGGCCTGGCGGCTGCGCATCAACTTTCCCTACCTCTACATCGTGGCTTCCATGATGCTCAACGTCCGCCTGCAG GTTCATATTGAGATCCACTGA